In Oryza sativa Japonica Group chromosome 2, ASM3414082v1, the following are encoded in one genomic region:
- the LOC9267696 gene encoding F-box/kelch-repeat protein At1g80440, with translation MSDDELIPGLPEEVARECLLRVGFDQLPSARSTSRRWKAEVESPFYHRLRRARGMARPLLALAQAEPPLAAAGPANKYAGLSTSYRLVLHDPVAGGWAALPPLPGAGGLPLFCQLAAVAACGGERRRLVVVGGWDPETWAPTDAVHVYDFLSGSWRRGAAMPGPRRSFFACAAVGRWVFVAGGHDEEKNALRSAVAYDAEADAWVPLPDMAAERDEARGVCVGGRFVAVGGYPTEAQGRFAGSAEAFDPAAWAWGPVQERVLDEGTCPRTCCAAPAPAAGATMYMLRDGHLAARDATNNGGAAWRAVASLPEDGRAVTALAAIGDGRVVAIGAGSHGGEQAVYLLTTGEGGDKNGAAQSWARAAAPPEFAGYVQAACCVEV, from the coding sequence ATGAGTGATGACGAGCTGATTCCGGGGCTACCGGAGGAAGTGGCCCGGGAATGCCTGCTGCGCGTGGGATTCGACCAGCTGCCGTCGGCGAGGAGCACGTCGCGGCGGTGGAAGGCGGAGGTCGAGTCGCCGTTCTACCACCGCCTCCGCAGGGCCCGCGGCATGGCGCGCCcgctcctcgccctcgcccaggccgagccgccgctcgccgccgccggcccggctAACAAGTACGCCGGCCTGTCCACCTCCTACCGCCTCGTCCTCCACgaccccgtcgccggcggctgggccgcgctgccgccgctccccggcgcCGGTGGGCTGCCGCTCTTCTGCCAGctcgccgcggtggcggcgtgcggcggggagaggaggcggctggtgGTGGTCGGCGGGTGGGATCCCGAGACGTGGGCGCCGACGGACGCGGTGCACGTGTACGACTTCCTGTCCGGgtcgtggcggcgcggcgcggcgatgcCTGGACCGAGGCGGTCGTTCTTCGCGTGCGCCGCGGTGGGGAGGTGGGTGTTCGTCGCCGGCGGGCACGACGAGGAGAAGAACGCGCTGCGGTCGGCGGTCGCGTACGACGCCGAGGCCGACGCGTGGGTGCCGCTCCCGGACATGGCGGCGGAGCGGGACGAGGCCAGGGGCGTCTGCGTCGGCGGCAggttcgtcgccgtcggcgggtACCCGACGGAGGCGCAGGGCCGGTTCGCCGGCTCCGCCGAGGCGTTCGACCCGGCCGCGTGGGCGTGGGGCCCCGTGCAGGAGCGTGTCCTCGACGAGGGGACGTGCCCGAGGACGTgctgcgccgcgccggcgcccgcgGCGGGCGCGACGATGTACATGCTCCGCGACGGCCACCTCGCGGCGCGCGACGCCACGAACAACGGCGGCGCCGCGTGGCGGGCGGTGGCGAGCCTGCCCGAGGACGGCCGCGCGGTGACGGCCCTCGCCGCCATCGGGGACGGCCGCGTGGTCGCCATCGGCGCGGGGAgccacggcggcgagcaggcggTGTACCTGCTCACCaccggggagggcggcgacaaGAACGGCGCGGCGCAGTCGtgggcgcgcgccgcggcgccgccggagttCGCGGGGTACGTGCAGGCCGCGTGCTGCGTCGAAGTATAA